The following coding sequences lie in one Fusarium poae strain DAOMC 252244 chromosome 1, whole genome shotgun sequence genomic window:
- a CDS encoding hypothetical protein (BUSCO:49787at5125) — MAENSDDFLEMLEDHQLIEPGFVFGSRVPQNIPEPSLFLPNPSAPPATFAPRLRPRQIPRPSLGHTTEQAGRPVRVRRSRAPQPQPHPDPHLRNILAPAPAQPAPFIDLTEEPDSPDLSRARALPAQAVQNARNPRRTNSQRISPPQLARTDGTFVGRSANVIDLTVDSPEEQRPSRHYPHAGRMFPRPDDLIEVEIISQRPALSAGSSFAFGPFRRLVIGADIDIAAVFNPPNLDISRNAYARQPSPKPRMPTPPPAQEGFTRNTCTDPEKESESVVICPACDEELAYDPTGNVTQSSVGTAKGKRKRAPGEHHFWALKKCGHVYCADCFENRKPTKTNRDGVGFRSPDARAPHLVGNDLRCAVNDCDTKVSAKTEWVGIFL, encoded by the exons ATGGCCGAAAACAGCGACGACTTTCTCGAGATGCTGGAGGATCACCAGTTGATAGAACCCGGGTTCGTGTTCGGCTCGCGAGTGCCTCAAAATATCCCTGAGCCGTCTCTGTTTCTTCCCAACCCTTCGGCACCTCCTGCAACATTTGCTCCACGCCTACGCCCACGCCAAATCCCTCGCCCAAGTCTAGGACACACAACCGAACAAGCAGGTCGCCCGGTCAGAGTTCGCCGAAGCCGTgctcctcaacctcaaccacATCCCGATCCCCATCTGCGCAACATACTAGCCCCGGCACCAGCTCAGCCAGCGCCCTTCATCGACCTCACGGAGGAGCCTGATTCTCCAGACCTATCACGGGCAAGGGCCCTGCCAGCACAAGCGGTACAGAATGCAAGGAATCCACGCCGAACGAATTCACAACGTATATCGCCCCCTCAACTGGCAAGAACGGATGGGACATTTGTTGGTCGCTCGGCAAATGTGATTGATCTTACTGTGGACTCTCCCGAAGAACAACGACCTTCTCGGCATTATCCACATGCTGGACGCATGTTCCCAAGACCAGACGATCTGATTGAGGTTGAAATAATAAGTCAACGGCCAGCTCTGTCTGCGGGATCGAGCTTTGCATTTGGGCCGTTCCGAAGACTGGTCATTGGTGCTGACATCGATATCGCCGCTGTGTTCAACCCGCCCAATCTCGACATTTCACGCAATGCATATGCTCGCCAGCCGAGCCCCAAACCACGCATGCCTACGCCTCCACCAGCCCAAGAAGGCTTCACCCGAAATACCTGCACCGATCCCGAGAAGGAGTCAGAAAGCGTGGTTATTTGCCCAGCATGTGACGAGGAACTGGCCTACGACCCTACGGGGAATGTCACGCAGAGCTCAGTTGGTACTGCAAAAGGAAAGCGCAAGCGCGCCCCCGGAGAGCACCATTTTTGGGCTTTGAAGAAATGCGGCCAT GTTTATTGTGCCGATTGCTTCGAAAACAGGAAGCCTACCAAGACGAATCGCGACGGTGTGGGCTTCCGATCTCCAGATGCAAGGGCACCGCATCTCGTTGGAAATGACCTCCGATGTGCTGTAAATGACTGCGATACAAAGGTGTCTGCAAAGACAGAGTGGGTCGGGATTTTTCTTTGA
- a CDS encoding hypothetical protein (BUSCO:26752at5125) — MKLVSRKVPKTLEDETVSLLPEDPEDMWHAYNLILPSDIIHAHAIRKVTTTSNTGSTASERVHSELAIKVKSTFFDPVISSLRVSGTVVAENPYVTLGSHHTLDLEVNRPFTIIKPEGWDSVARATLQETLSDDKDGAVAAVVMQEGLANICLITAFRTVLKVRVESVIPKKRDLASDQDAGMRRFYEKTLQTLLRTMDFSQSRPLLLASPGFVAGDFKQYIANKGRDKADKVLTALAKQATVIHSNSGHVHSLNEILKSPEVLSSMKNMKFARETQYVDQLFDRLKLDDGRAWYGTSVVEKAVNDGAVGPGGGVLLVNNSLFRSEDLATRKKYVALVEKVRSDGGEARVLSSDHESGQRLSMLGDIAAILNYPMLDLDEDEEESEEEKEEKDIQLPSMADNVI, encoded by the exons ATGAAGTTGGTCTCGCGCAAGGTCCCAAAGACCCTTGAGGATGAGACCGTCTCTCTTCTCCCCGAAGATCCCGAAGATATG TGGCATGCATACAACCTCATTCTGCCTAGCGACATTATTCACGCCCATGCCATCCGTAAAGTAACCACAACTTCAAACACGGGCAGTACGGCTTCTGAGCGTGTTCACTCTGAGTTGGCTATCAAGGTCAAATCCACCTTCTTTGACCCCGTCATCTCGTCACTTCGTGTCTCTGGCACCGTTGTTGCAGAGAACCCATATGTCACCCTAGGCTCTCATCACACACTTGACCTCGAGGTCAACCGCCCTTTTACTATTATCAAACCAGAAGGATGGGACTCTGTCGCAAGAGCTACCCTCCAGGAGACTCTGTCCGATGACAAGGACGGCGCCGTGGCAGCTGTAGTTATGCAAGAAGGTCTTGCCAACATCTGTCTTATCACAGCGTTCAGAACTGTCCTCAAGGTCCGAGTTGAGAGTGTGATACCTAAAAAGCGCGATCTCGCATCCGACCAAGACGCAGGTATGCGCCGCTTCTACGAGAAAACACTGCAGACTCTTCTACGAACTATGGACTTTTCTCAGTCACGGCCGTTGTTACTGGCGAGCCCGGGCTTTGTGGCTGGCGACTTCAAGCAGTACATCGCCAACAAAGGACGTGATAAGGCAGACAAGGTGCTTACAGCCCTGGCAAAGCAAGCCACCGTGATTCACTCCAACTCTGGTCATGTCCACAGTCTTAACGAAATCCTCAAGAGCCCCGAGGTTCTGTCGAGTATGAAGAACATGAAGTTTGCTCGTGAAACCCAGTATGTCGATCAGTTATTCGATAGGCTAAAGTTGGATGACGGGCGCGCATGGTATGGTACCTCTGTCGTTGAAAAGGCTGTCAACGATGGCGCTGTGGGACCCGGCGGCGGTGTTTTGCTGGTCAACAACTCGCTTTTCCGAAGTGAAGATCTTGCCACTCGAAAGAAATACGTCGCTCTGGTCGAAAAAGTCCGAAGCGATGGCGGTGAGGCAAGGGTTCTGAGCAGTGATCATGAGAGTGGTCAACGCTTGAGCATGCTGGGTGATATCGCTGCCATCCTCAACTATCCTATGTTGGATcttgacgaggatgaagaagagagcgaggaagagaaagaggagaaagatATCCAATTACCCAGCATGGCCGACAATGTCATTTAG